One window from the genome of Montipora foliosa isolate CH-2021 chromosome 5, ASM3666993v2, whole genome shotgun sequence encodes:
- the LOC138002550 gene encoding uncharacterized protein, whose product MTLLGTTRLRITAYHPQSNGLVERFHRHLKGGLKARLPGNHWVDDLPIFLLGIRASLKEGLSCTSAELVYGTTLRLPGDFFCPTYCRGRLLVRLTTAVYHAVPAVHTYELALQLRCVPPDLHSASHAYVRHDGHRPPLTRPYDGPFSVVRHRDKHFTLDINGRLKEVTVDRLKPAKLTRDHDALISDSPEAPSFLPSSSTSHSPPLLTRDRACSPELAAPDEASARFPITTKTGRVDRRPARLADYPTDW is encoded by the coding sequence ATGACCCTCCTGGGTACTACGCGTCTTCGTATCACAGCGTATCATCCACAGTCAAATGGTCTCGTGGAAAGGTTTCATAGGCATTTGAAAGGTGGACTGAAAGCACGGTTGCCAGGTAATCACTGGGTGGATGACCTCCCCATTTTTCTCCTCGGAATCCGGGCGAGCCTCAAGGAAGGCCTGTCCTGCACATCAGCTGAGTTGGTCTATGGGACGACACTCCGTCTGCCAGGAGATTTTTTTTGCCCCACCTACTGCAGAGGACGCCTCCTCGTTCGTCTCACGACTGCGGTGTACCATGCAGTGCCAGCAGTTCATACCTACGAGTTGGCATTGCAACTGCGATGTGTACCCCCTGACCTTCATTCTGCTTCCCACGCCTATGTCCGGCACGATGGTCATAGGCCTCCGCTTACTCGCCCTTATGATGGTCCCTTCAGCGTAGTTCGCCACCGGGACAAGCATTTTACTTTGGACATCAATGGCAGACTCAAGGAAGTCACAGTCGATCGTCTAAAACCTGCTAAACTAACTCGAGATCATGATGCCCTGATCAGTGACTCACCAGAGGCTCCCAGCTTTCTACcatcaagttccacctcccacTCTCCACCACTTCTCACTCGAGACCGCGCTTGTTCCCCTGAGTTGGCTGCTCCAGATGAAGCTTCGGCTCGTTTCCCGATCACGACCAAGACAGGTCGCGTCGATCGCAGGCCTGCACGCTTGGCTGATTATCCCACAGACTGGTAG